One window from the genome of Nocardioides panaciterrulae encodes:
- a CDS encoding anti-sigma factor antagonist — protein sequence MDLTLATREIDGKTIVAVGGEIDVYTAPKLRDKITELVAAGVYDLVIDMEDVEFLDSTGLGVLVGGLKKVRAHDGSLQLVCNQDRLLKIFRITGLAKVFVIHESADAALAGN from the coding sequence GTGGACCTGACTCTTGCGACGCGCGAGATCGATGGGAAGACCATCGTTGCCGTCGGGGGCGAGATCGACGTCTACACGGCGCCCAAGCTCCGGGACAAGATCACCGAGCTCGTCGCCGCCGGCGTCTATGACCTCGTCATCGACATGGAGGACGTCGAGTTCCTCGACTCGACCGGCCTCGGCGTGCTCGTGGGCGGCCTGAAGAAGGTCCGTGCCCACGACGGCTCGCTGCAGCTGGTGTGCAACCAGGACCGGCTGCTGAAGATCTTCCGGATCACCGGCCTGGCCAAGGTCTTCGTGATCCACGAGTCGGCCGACGCCGCGCTCGCCGGCAACTGA
- a CDS encoding sodium-translocating pyrophosphatase has translation MAGIQPFVVDLSGGNLVLVIVVALIALGALAMAAMFRQEVLAAGEGTDNMRNIAQAVQEGANAYLTRQFRTLAVFAGVAFFALLALPADDMTVRIFRSVFFLVGAGFSGAVGYLGMSLAVRANLRVAAAANETGRDPAMHIGFRTGAMVGMLTVGLGLLGASIVVLLFQDQAPKVLEGFGFGAALLAMFMRVGGGIFTKAADVGADLVGKVEQNIPEDDPRNAATIADNVGDNVGDCAGMAADLFESYAVTLVAALILGSQAFGDKGLVFPLLIPAIGALTAVAGVYLCKPRAGENGLKTINRAFYISAAIAAVASVVLSFVYLPTSFTALSGVGRNTLDQLFGGQPNGNPALIASIAVVIGIVMSAGILALTGYFTGTEHRPVKDVGKTSLTGAATVILSGLSVGFESAVYTTLVIAAAVFGAFLLGGVSLTVSLFAVSLAGCGLLTTVGVIVAMDTFGPVSDNAQGIAEMSGDVHAEGAQILTELDAVGNTTKAITKGIAIATAVLAATALFGSYSTSAFEALAKARPTSQEFNVSDFFVFNPAVLVGVLLGAAVVFMFSGLAINAVGRAAGAVVFEVRRQFREIPGIMEGTGRPEYGKVVDIVTKDSLRELVTPGILAVLAPVAVGFGLGVTSLAGFLAGAIGTGTLMAVFLANSGGAWDNAKKLVEDGHHGGKGSDAHAATVIGDTVGDPFKDTAGPAINPLIKVMNLVSLLIASAVVSMGVGKDQNDALRIVIAVIAVVIIAVAVYVSKQREVAIGGADDGGPPPPATPVTGAADHEAALTRPRAYVPDTPPPPRPPAAGPPSTDPAPTQRFEPPAH, from the coding sequence ATGGCGGGGATCCAACCCTTCGTCGTGGACCTCTCCGGTGGCAACCTCGTGCTGGTCATCGTCGTCGCACTGATCGCGCTCGGCGCGCTCGCGATGGCGGCGATGTTCCGTCAAGAGGTCCTGGCCGCCGGTGAAGGCACCGACAACATGAGGAACATCGCCCAGGCGGTGCAGGAGGGTGCCAACGCGTACCTGACGCGACAGTTCCGGACGCTCGCGGTCTTCGCCGGCGTCGCGTTCTTCGCCCTGCTCGCGCTCCCCGCCGACGACATGACGGTCCGGATCTTCCGGTCGGTCTTCTTCCTGGTCGGCGCCGGCTTCTCCGGCGCGGTCGGCTACCTCGGCATGTCGCTGGCGGTCCGCGCCAACCTGCGGGTCGCCGCGGCGGCCAACGAGACCGGCCGTGACCCGGCCATGCACATCGGCTTCCGCACCGGGGCCATGGTCGGCATGCTCACCGTCGGCCTCGGGCTGCTCGGGGCCAGCATCGTCGTGCTGCTCTTCCAGGACCAGGCGCCCAAGGTGCTGGAGGGGTTCGGTTTCGGCGCCGCGCTGCTCGCGATGTTCATGCGGGTCGGCGGCGGCATCTTCACCAAGGCCGCCGACGTGGGCGCCGACCTGGTGGGCAAGGTCGAGCAGAACATCCCCGAGGACGACCCGCGCAACGCCGCGACCATCGCCGACAACGTCGGTGACAACGTCGGCGACTGCGCCGGCATGGCCGCCGACCTGTTCGAGTCGTACGCCGTCACCCTGGTCGCCGCGCTGATCCTCGGGTCGCAGGCCTTCGGGGACAAGGGCCTGGTCTTCCCGCTGCTGATCCCGGCGATCGGTGCGCTGACCGCGGTCGCCGGCGTCTACCTGTGCAAGCCGCGTGCCGGGGAGAACGGCCTGAAGACGATCAACCGGGCCTTCTACATCTCGGCCGCGATCGCCGCGGTCGCCTCGGTCGTGCTGTCCTTCGTCTACCTGCCGACCTCGTTCACCGCGCTCTCCGGAGTCGGCCGGAACACCCTGGACCAGCTCTTCGGTGGCCAGCCGAACGGCAACCCGGCACTCATCGCCTCGATCGCCGTCGTGATCGGCATCGTCATGTCGGCCGGCATCCTCGCCCTGACCGGCTACTTCACCGGCACCGAGCACCGTCCGGTCAAGGACGTGGGCAAGACGTCGCTGACCGGCGCCGCCACGGTCATCCTGTCCGGCCTGTCGGTCGGCTTCGAGTCCGCGGTCTACACGACCCTGGTCATCGCCGCGGCCGTGTTCGGTGCCTTCCTGCTCGGCGGCGTCTCGCTGACCGTCTCGCTGTTCGCGGTCTCCCTCGCCGGCTGCGGACTGCTGACCACGGTCGGGGTCATCGTCGCGATGGACACCTTCGGCCCGGTCTCCGACAACGCCCAGGGCATCGCCGAGATGTCCGGCGACGTGCACGCCGAGGGTGCGCAGATCCTCACCGAGCTCGACGCGGTCGGCAACACCACCAAGGCGATCACCAAGGGCATCGCGATCGCGACGGCCGTGCTCGCGGCCACCGCGCTCTTCGGCTCCTACTCCACCTCGGCGTTCGAGGCGCTCGCCAAGGCCCGGCCGACGAGCCAGGAGTTCAACGTCTCGGACTTCTTCGTGTTCAACCCGGCCGTCCTGGTCGGCGTGCTGCTGGGCGCGGCCGTGGTCTTCATGTTCTCCGGGCTGGCGATCAACGCGGTCGGGCGGGCGGCCGGTGCCGTGGTGTTCGAGGTGCGCCGCCAGTTCCGCGAGATCCCGGGGATCATGGAGGGCACCGGTCGTCCGGAGTACGGCAAGGTCGTCGACATCGTCACCAAGGACTCACTGCGCGAGCTGGTCACGCCGGGCATCCTGGCCGTCCTCGCCCCGGTGGCGGTCGGCTTCGGCCTCGGCGTCACGTCACTGGCCGGCTTCCTCGCCGGGGCGATCGGCACCGGCACCCTGATGGCGGTCTTCCTGGCCAACTCCGGTGGCGCCTGGGACAACGCCAAGAAGCTGGTCGAGGACGGCCACCACGGCGGCAAGGGCTCGGACGCGCACGCCGCCACGGTCATCGGCGACACCGTCGGCGACCCTTTCAAGGACACCGCCGGGCCGGCCATCAACCCGCTGATCAAGGTGATGAACCTGGTCTCGCTGCTGATCGCCAGCGCGGTGGTCTCCATGGGCGTCGGCAAGGACCAGAACGACGCGCTGCGGATCGTCATCGCGGTCATCGCCGTCGTGATCATCGCGGTCGCGGTCTACGTGTCCAAGCAGCGGGAGGTGGCCATCGGCGGGGCCGACGACGGCGGGCCGCCGCCCCCGGCGACGCCCGTGACCGGTGCGGCCGACCACGAGGCGGCCCTCACCCGGCCGCGGGCGTACGTGCCCGACACCCCGCCGCCGCCCCGGCCGCCTGCCGCTGGCCCGCCGAGCACCGACCCGGCACCGACCCAGCGGTTCGAGCCCCCGGCGCACTGA
- a CDS encoding HAD family hydrolase has product MASRPTAAFFDLDKTIIAKSSTLAFSRPFQAGGLISRRAVLRSAYAQFVYLVGGADHDQMEKMRQFMSQLCAGWDVATVREIVAETLHHVVDPLVYDEAVSLIEEHHLAGRDVVIVSTSGTEVVGPIGEMLGADRVVATRMEIAEGCYTGQIEYYAYAEEKARAIRELAEREGYDLEHSYAYSDSVTDVHMLEAVGHPHAVNPDRELRRIATTNGWPVLVFTKPVALQGRVPLPPAKPTLAALAVGGVVAVGSMVWANARRRRLDA; this is encoded by the coding sequence ATGGCGTCCCGCCCGACCGCGGCCTTCTTCGATCTCGACAAGACGATCATCGCCAAGTCGAGCACGCTCGCGTTCAGCCGACCCTTCCAGGCGGGCGGGCTGATCTCGCGACGCGCGGTGCTGCGCTCGGCCTACGCCCAGTTCGTCTACCTCGTGGGCGGGGCCGACCACGACCAGATGGAGAAGATGCGGCAGTTCATGTCGCAGCTGTGCGCCGGCTGGGACGTCGCGACGGTCCGCGAGATCGTCGCGGAGACGCTGCACCACGTCGTCGACCCGCTGGTCTACGACGAGGCCGTGTCGCTGATCGAGGAGCACCACCTGGCCGGCCGCGACGTCGTGATCGTCTCCACCTCCGGCACCGAGGTCGTCGGCCCGATCGGCGAGATGCTCGGCGCCGACCGGGTGGTCGCGACCCGGATGGAGATCGCCGAGGGCTGCTACACCGGCCAGATCGAGTACTACGCCTACGCGGAGGAGAAGGCGCGCGCGATCCGCGAGCTCGCCGAGCGCGAGGGCTACGACCTCGAGCACAGCTACGCCTACAGCGACTCGGTGACCGACGTGCACATGCTCGAGGCGGTGGGCCACCCGCACGCGGTCAACCCGGACCGGGAGCTGCGCCGGATCGCCACCACCAACGGCTGGCCGGTGCTGGTCTTCACCAAGCCGGTGGCGCTGCAGGGCCGGGTGCCCCTCCCGCCCGCGAAGCCGACGCTGGCCGCGCTGGCCGTCGGCGGGGTGGTCGCCGTCGGCAGCATGGTCTGGGCCAATGCCCGGCGACGTCGCCTGGACGCCTGA
- a CDS encoding DUF4244 domain-containing protein → MTRPHLVPARLAARAGARTDRGITTAEYAVGTAAGAGLAGLLYKLLTGSFGEQLLRTLFDHVLGLLGIG, encoded by the coding sequence ATGACCCGACCGCACCTCGTCCCCGCCCGTCTCGCCGCCCGTGCCGGTGCCAGGACGGACCGGGGGATCACCACGGCGGAGTATGCCGTCGGCACGGCCGCCGGCGCCGGGCTCGCGGGCCTGCTCTACAAGCTGCTGACCGGCAGCTTCGGTGAGCAGCTGCTGCGCACCCTGTTCGACCACGTGCTCGGGCTGCTGGGCATCGGGTGA
- a CDS encoding TadE family type IV pilus minor pilin, with protein sequence MRPGPAALRDDAGAATAELALALPLLLAVTVGLVWLLSVASAELRVVDAAREAARAAARGESAAIAVDRGLEVAPAGSRITVLTRGDRVTASAVGTVAAPGGLFGFLPGATVRARAVAAVEPAS encoded by the coding sequence GTGAGGCCCGGACCGGCGGCGCTCCGCGACGACGCGGGCGCCGCGACCGCCGAGCTGGCCCTGGCGCTGCCGCTGCTGCTCGCGGTGACCGTCGGGCTGGTCTGGCTGCTCTCGGTGGCCTCGGCCGAGCTGCGGGTGGTCGACGCGGCCCGGGAGGCGGCGCGCGCCGCGGCGCGCGGGGAGTCGGCCGCGATCGCCGTCGACCGCGGCCTGGAGGTGGCGCCCGCCGGGAGTCGGATCACCGTGCTGACCCGCGGGGACCGGGTCACGGCGTCGGCGGTCGGCACCGTCGCGGCGCCGGGCGGCCTGTTCGGCTTCCTGCCGGGGGCGACGGTCCGGGCGCGAGCGGTCGCGGCGGTCGAGCCCGCGTCGTGA
- a CDS encoding type II secretion system F family protein yields MTVWLPAGCAAAAAALCLAPAGRRAPTREPPGQPGQPGPAGGGWMRRFRAVWCVLGGLGAVVVVGGTPGLLAGVVVAGVVAVLVERAETPAQRRTRALVRRDLPHLVTLLSAALRSGAAPAEAAALACAALPGPAADRLAGAVARLHVGADPVQVWERLGEDPDLGRLGRALARSQDSGAAVVPTVERLAADLAERARAETEERARAVGVKAAIPLGVCLLPAFVLVGIVPLVAGLLASLRL; encoded by the coding sequence GTGACCGTCTGGCTCCCGGCGGGGTGCGCGGCCGCGGCCGCGGCCCTCTGCCTCGCGCCGGCCGGTCGCCGGGCGCCCACCCGGGAGCCGCCGGGGCAGCCGGGGCAGCCGGGGCCGGCGGGCGGGGGCTGGATGCGCCGGTTCCGGGCCGTGTGGTGCGTGCTCGGCGGGCTCGGCGCGGTGGTCGTCGTGGGTGGCACGCCCGGCCTGCTGGCGGGCGTGGTGGTGGCCGGGGTCGTCGCCGTGCTGGTCGAGCGCGCCGAGACCCCCGCGCAGCGGCGCACCCGGGCCCTGGTGCGTCGCGACCTGCCGCACCTGGTGACCCTGCTGTCGGCCGCGCTCCGCTCGGGCGCCGCCCCCGCCGAGGCGGCCGCGCTCGCGTGCGCGGCCCTCCCCGGGCCCGCGGCCGACCGGCTCGCCGGCGCGGTGGCTCGGCTGCACGTCGGAGCGGACCCGGTGCAGGTGTGGGAGCGGCTGGGGGAGGACCCGGACCTCGGCCGGCTCGGCCGGGCGCTGGCCCGCTCCCAGGACAGCGGGGCCGCGGTCGTGCCCACGGTCGAGCGGCTGGCGGCCGACCTCGCCGAGCGGGCCCGCGCCGAGACCGAGGAGCGGGCGCGCGCGGTCGGGGTGAAGGCGGCGATCCCGCTGGGCGTGTGCCTGCTCCCGGCGTTCGTGCTGGTCGGCATCGTGCCCCTGGTCGCCGGGCTGCTGGCCTCGCTCCGGCTGTGA
- a CDS encoding type II secretion system F family protein, protein MILLAAGLAAVAAWLLVPGRPRATRGGPAPGPGHPASAGSVVLAAGFLAVLVVDRPTLGVLAAVAGGGVAGASALLRQRARRRAATRVSGLVLESCELIAAELGAGLPPGRCLDRAARVWPPLAAVAEAFRMGADVPGAFRQVAELPGAGDLRLVGAAWQVAHRTGQGLADTVQAVAADLRAAAASRRVVEGELASARATARLVGGLPLLALAMGSGAGGDPWGFLLGTPLGLGCLAGGLALGLAGLAWIESIARDVERR, encoded by the coding sequence GTGATCCTCCTCGCGGCCGGCCTGGCTGCGGTCGCCGCCTGGCTGCTGGTGCCGGGCCGGCCGCGGGCGACCCGCGGGGGGCCGGCTCCGGGGCCCGGTCACCCCGCGTCGGCGGGGTCGGTGGTCCTGGCGGCCGGCTTCCTCGCGGTGCTGGTGGTGGACCGACCGACCCTCGGGGTGCTGGCGGCGGTGGCGGGCGGGGGCGTGGCGGGCGCGTCGGCGCTGCTGCGGCAGCGGGCGCGACGGCGCGCGGCCACCCGGGTCTCCGGGCTGGTGCTGGAGTCGTGCGAGCTGATCGCCGCGGAGCTCGGGGCGGGCCTCCCGCCCGGGCGCTGCCTGGACCGCGCGGCCCGGGTGTGGCCCCCGCTGGCGGCGGTCGCCGAGGCGTTCCGGATGGGCGCCGACGTGCCGGGTGCGTTCCGGCAGGTGGCCGAGCTGCCCGGTGCCGGCGACCTGCGCCTGGTCGGTGCCGCCTGGCAGGTCGCCCACCGGACCGGCCAGGGGCTCGCCGACACCGTGCAGGCGGTCGCGGCCGACCTGCGCGCCGCCGCGGCCAGCCGCCGGGTCGTCGAGGGCGAGCTGGCCTCGGCCCGGGCCACCGCGCGGCTGGTCGGCGGCCTGCCGCTGCTGGCCCTAGCGATGGGCTCGGGGGCCGGCGGCGACCCGTGGGGCTTCCTGCTCGGCACGCCGCTCGGGCTCGGCTGCCTCGCGGGCGGCCTGGCGCTGGGGCTGGCCGGCCTGGCCTGGATCGAGTCGATCGCCCGGGACGTGGAGCGGCGGTGA
- a CDS encoding Rv3654c family TadE-like protein: MSLFVVACLGVLLLVGAALGVAGAMVRAHRSAQAAADLAALAVASALGRGEQPCAVGADVAAANGARLVSCRLDGRTARVRVVVAGPHWLGQDADLAAEARAGPAGPPG; the protein is encoded by the coding sequence GTGAGCCTGTTCGTGGTCGCCTGCCTCGGGGTGCTGCTCCTGGTGGGCGCCGCCCTCGGGGTGGCCGGGGCGATGGTGCGGGCGCACCGGTCCGCCCAGGCCGCGGCCGACCTGGCCGCGCTCGCGGTGGCGTCCGCGCTCGGGCGCGGGGAGCAGCCGTGCGCGGTGGGCGCGGACGTGGCCGCCGCGAACGGCGCCCGGCTGGTCAGCTGCCGGCTGGACGGCCGCACCGCGCGGGTGCGGGTGGTGGTCGCCGGCCCGCACTGGCTCGGCCAGGACGCCGACCTCGCCGCCGAGGCCCGCGCCGGTCCCGCCGGCCCGCCCGGCTGA
- a CDS encoding TadA family conjugal transfer-associated ATPase: MRERLAREPGELTPHRVARALRESGRPVGDATVLAVYEALRRDVVGAGPLEPLLRTPGVTDVVVNGPGSVYLDRGAGLERTDVRFSDEAAVRRLAQRLAAAGGRRLDDATPYVDLRLPDGTRFHAVLAPVARPGTLLSLRVPRARGFTLPQLLAAGALTPEGVRLLEAVVAGRLAFLVSGGTGTGKTTLLAALLSLVDPAERLVLVEDSGELRPQHPHAVALEGRPDNVEGAGGIDLRTLVRQALRMRPDRLVVGEVRGPEVVELLAAMNTGHEGGCGTLHANSAVDVPARVEALALAAGLGRAAAHSQLASAVDVVLHLARSRDGTRRLAEVAVPERGSDGLVRMRVAVAFGADGRAVPGPAVEALTDRLCA; the protein is encoded by the coding sequence GTGCGGGAGCGGCTGGCCCGGGAGCCGGGCGAGCTCACGCCGCACCGGGTGGCCCGGGCGCTGCGGGAGAGCGGGCGACCGGTGGGGGACGCCACCGTGCTGGCCGTCTACGAGGCGCTGCGCCGCGACGTGGTCGGCGCCGGGCCGCTGGAGCCGCTGCTGCGGACCCCGGGGGTCACCGACGTGGTGGTCAACGGTCCGGGGTCGGTCTACCTCGACCGGGGCGCAGGGCTGGAACGCACCGACGTCCGGTTCTCTGACGAGGCGGCGGTCCGTCGGCTCGCCCAGCGGCTGGCGGCCGCCGGCGGCCGGCGGCTCGACGACGCCACGCCGTACGTCGACCTCCGTCTGCCCGACGGCACCCGCTTCCACGCGGTGCTGGCCCCGGTCGCCCGCCCCGGGACGCTGCTGTCGCTGCGGGTGCCCCGGGCCCGCGGGTTCACGCTGCCGCAGCTGCTCGCCGCCGGGGCGCTCACCCCCGAGGGTGTGCGGCTGCTCGAGGCGGTGGTCGCGGGCCGGCTGGCGTTCCTGGTCAGCGGGGGCACTGGCACCGGCAAGACCACGCTGCTCGCCGCGCTGCTGTCGCTGGTGGACCCCGCCGAGCGCCTCGTGCTCGTGGAGGACTCCGGTGAGCTCCGGCCCCAGCACCCGCACGCGGTGGCGCTGGAGGGCCGGCCGGACAACGTCGAGGGGGCGGGCGGGATCGACCTGCGCACGCTGGTGCGCCAGGCGTTGCGGATGCGGCCGGACCGGCTCGTCGTGGGCGAGGTGCGCGGCCCCGAGGTCGTCGAGCTGCTGGCCGCCATGAACACCGGGCACGAGGGCGGCTGCGGCACCCTGCACGCCAATTCCGCGGTCGACGTGCCCGCCCGGGTGGAGGCGCTGGCCCTCGCGGCCGGCCTGGGGCGGGCCGCCGCCCACAGCCAGCTCGCCTCGGCGGTGGACGTGGTGCTTCACCTGGCCCGGTCCCGGGACGGCACGCGCCGGCTGGCCGAGGTGGCGGTGCCGGAGCGGGGCAGCGACGGGCTGGTGCGGATGCGGGTCGCGGTCGCGTTCGGTGCCGACGGCCGCGCCGTCCCCGGCCCGGCGGTCGAGGCCCTCACCGACCGGCTCTGCGCGTGA
- the ssd gene encoding septum site-determining protein Ssd: MTSPLFVTRDPALLDELLRLAAAAGVSPDVADDAAAALRGWAAAPLVVVGADLAGQLAAVAPPRRAAVHLAGWSPVSPDLFRLAVEVGAESVTTLPDAAAWLVERLTDLGDPEAARGLLLGVAGGAGGAGATTFACALAQVAARTGPALVVDADPLGPGVDRVLGLESREGIRWDALSQTTGRLSARSLRDAVPRRDGVGALTWYAGATAALDARAVREALSAARRGHDTVVVDLPRASDALVDEVVARCDRLLVLVVPTVAGVASAARLCARFADATHVALVLRGRGIDPGEVARVAGTPVLARMADQRGLAETIDLGLGPVRSWRGPLGRAAAEVLESVVRPRVAA; the protein is encoded by the coding sequence ATGACCTCTCCGCTGTTCGTGACCCGCGACCCGGCGCTGCTCGACGAGCTGCTGCGCCTGGCGGCCGCCGCCGGCGTCTCCCCGGACGTGGCCGACGACGCGGCCGCCGCGCTGCGCGGCTGGGCCGCAGCGCCGCTGGTGGTGGTCGGCGCCGACCTGGCGGGGCAGCTGGCCGCGGTCGCGCCGCCGCGCCGGGCGGCCGTGCACCTCGCCGGCTGGTCGCCGGTGTCCCCCGACCTGTTCCGACTCGCGGTCGAGGTGGGTGCCGAGAGCGTGACGACGTTGCCCGACGCCGCGGCCTGGCTGGTGGAGCGGCTGACCGACCTCGGCGACCCCGAGGCCGCGCGTGGGCTGCTGCTCGGCGTCGCCGGGGGCGCCGGGGGCGCCGGCGCCACCACCTTCGCGTGCGCGCTGGCGCAGGTGGCCGCGCGCACCGGACCCGCGCTCGTCGTGGACGCCGACCCGCTGGGGCCGGGGGTGGACCGGGTGCTGGGCCTGGAGAGCCGCGAGGGGATCCGCTGGGACGCGCTCAGCCAGACCACCGGCCGGCTCAGCGCCCGGTCGCTGCGCGACGCGGTGCCCCGGCGCGACGGGGTCGGCGCGCTGACGTGGTACGCCGGGGCGACCGCCGCGCTGGACGCCCGGGCGGTCCGCGAAGCGCTCTCGGCGGCCCGGCGCGGGCACGACACCGTGGTGGTGGACCTGCCGCGCGCCTCCGACGCGCTGGTCGACGAGGTGGTCGCCCGCTGCGACCGGCTGCTGGTGCTGGTGGTGCCCACGGTCGCGGGGGTCGCGTCCGCGGCCCGGCTGTGCGCGCGGTTCGCCGACGCCACCCACGTGGCGCTGGTGCTCCGGGGTCGCGGCATCGACCCGGGGGAGGTGGCCCGGGTGGCCGGGACGCCGGTGCTGGCGCGGATGGCTGACCAGCGCGGGCTGGCCGAGACCATCGACCTCGGCCTGGGGCCGGTGCGCTCGTGGCGCGGTCCGCTGGGGCGGGCCGCGGCGGAGGTGCTGGAGTCCGTCGTGCGCCCGCGGGTCGCCGCGTGA
- a CDS encoding DEAD/DEAH box helicase, translating into MDGGVQAAVRTGPRSMGELVGRLAAVPGREGRLTHLELLPRREARHLPWPDWAAPEVVTAFERRGVRQPWHHQVLAAEAAHAGQHVVLATGTASGKSLAYQLPALTALREARGDRGRRGATVLYLAPTKALAQDQLAGLQALDLDVRVTTHDGDSSREQRDWARDHAEYVLSNPDMLHRSLLPGHARWARFLGSLAYVVVDECHHYRGVFGAHVAHVLRRLRRICAAYGAHPTFVLASATVAEPEVAARRLIGDDVLAVTGDGSPRGEVALAMWEPPLGPGHGENGAPVRRAASSETADLLADLVAEGVRTLAFVRSRRGAEQVAMTTAALLAEVDPALPAPVASYRGGYLPEERRAIEQALRSGELSGLAATNALELGIDISGLDAVLMAGFPGTRAALWQQLGRAGRGAGDALGVLVARDDPLDTYLVTHPEAIVDQPVEATVFDPSNPYVLGPHLCAAAQERPLTEADLALFGPTAREVVDALTEGGLLRRRPRGWFWTDRRRAADLADIRSTGGSPVQLVEAGTGRVVGTVDAGSAHGTAHAGAVYVHRGESWLVSALDLDEHVAVIERAEPDYSTSAREVTDISIVQEREHRDWAGCRLSFGEVDVTHQVVSFLKRRQPGGDVLGEEPLDLPPRSLRTSAVWWTVPEDVLAEAGLAERDLPGAAHAAEHCSIGLLPLFATCDRWDIGGVSTAVHPDTGRLTVFVYDGHPGGAGFAERGFHAARAWLAATRDTIRACACLEGCPSCIQSPKCGNQNNPLDKDGAVRLLDVLLGDG; encoded by the coding sequence GTGGACGGTGGGGTGCAGGCGGCGGTGCGGACCGGCCCGCGCAGCATGGGCGAGCTGGTCGGGCGACTCGCCGCCGTGCCCGGCCGCGAGGGCCGGCTCACCCACCTCGAGCTGCTGCCCCGGCGCGAGGCGCGGCACCTGCCGTGGCCGGACTGGGCCGCGCCGGAGGTGGTCACGGCGTTCGAGCGACGCGGCGTCCGCCAGCCGTGGCACCACCAGGTGCTCGCGGCCGAGGCGGCCCACGCCGGCCAGCACGTCGTCCTGGCCACCGGGACCGCCTCCGGCAAGTCGCTGGCCTACCAGTTGCCGGCCCTGACCGCGCTCCGGGAGGCGCGGGGCGACCGGGGGCGGCGCGGCGCGACCGTGCTCTACCTGGCGCCCACCAAGGCCCTCGCCCAGGACCAGCTCGCCGGGCTGCAGGCCCTCGACCTCGACGTCCGGGTCACCACCCACGACGGCGACAGCTCCCGCGAGCAGCGCGACTGGGCGCGCGACCACGCGGAGTACGTCCTCTCCAACCCCGACATGCTGCACCGCTCGCTGCTGCCCGGTCACGCCCGCTGGGCCCGGTTCCTGGGCTCGCTGGCCTACGTCGTGGTCGACGAGTGCCACCACTACCGCGGCGTGTTCGGGGCGCACGTGGCCCACGTGCTGCGCCGGCTGCGGCGGATCTGCGCGGCGTACGGCGCGCACCCGACCTTCGTGCTCGCCTCCGCCACGGTCGCCGAGCCCGAGGTGGCCGCCCGACGGCTGATCGGCGACGACGTGCTGGCGGTGACCGGCGACGGCTCGCCGCGGGGCGAGGTGGCCCTGGCGATGTGGGAACCCCCGCTCGGCCCGGGTCACGGCGAGAACGGCGCCCCGGTGCGCCGGGCCGCCTCCTCGGAGACCGCCGACCTGCTCGCCGACCTCGTCGCCGAGGGGGTCCGCACCCTGGCCTTCGTCCGCTCCCGTCGGGGCGCCGAGCAGGTGGCGATGACCACCGCGGCCCTGCTCGCCGAGGTCGACCCGGCGCTGCCGGCCCCGGTCGCGTCGTACCGCGGCGGCTACCTGCCCGAGGAGCGCCGAGCCATCGAGCAGGCCCTGCGCTCGGGTGAGCTCAGCGGCCTCGCCGCCACCAACGCGCTCGAGCTCGGCATCGACATCAGCGGCCTCGACGCGGTGCTGATGGCCGGCTTCCCCGGCACCCGGGCGGCGCTGTGGCAGCAGCTGGGCCGGGCCGGGCGGGGCGCCGGCGACGCGCTCGGCGTGCTGGTGGCGCGGGACGACCCACTGGACACCTACCTGGTCACCCACCCCGAGGCGATCGTCGACCAGCCGGTCGAGGCGACGGTCTTCGACCCCTCGAACCCCTACGTCCTCGGCCCGCACCTGTGCGCGGCGGCGCAGGAGCGTCCGCTCACCGAGGCCGACCTCGCGCTGTTCGGCCCCACCGCCCGCGAGGTGGTCGACGCGCTCACCGAGGGCGGGCTGCTGCGGCGGCGACCGCGCGGGTGGTTCTGGACCGACCGCCGACGGGCCGCCGACCTGGCCGACATCCGGTCCACCGGCGGGTCCCCGGTGCAGCTGGTGGAGGCCGGCACCGGCCGGGTGGTCGGCACCGTCGACGCCGGCAGCGCCCACGGCACCGCCCACGCCGGCGCGGTCTACGTGCACCGGGGCGAGAGCTGGCTGGTGAGCGCGCTCGACCTCGACGAGCACGTCGCCGTGATCGAGCGGGCCGAGCCGGACTACTCCACCTCGGCCCGCGAGGTCACCGACATCTCGATCGTGCAGGAGCGCGAGCACCGCGACTGGGCGGGCTGCCGGCTCTCGTTCGGCGAGGTCGACGTGACCCACCAGGTGGTCTCCTTCCTCAAGCGCCGCCAGCCCGGCGGCGACGTGCTGGGCGAGGAGCCGCTCGACCTGCCGCCGCGGTCGCTGCGCACCAGCGCGGTGTGGTGGACGGTCCCCGAGGACGTGCTGGCCGAGGCCGGGCTGGCCGAGCGCGACCTCCCCGGCGCCGCGCACGCCGCCGAGCACTGCTCGATCGGGCTGCTGCCGCTCTTCGCGACCTGCGACCGCTGGGACATCGGCGGGGTCTCCACGGCCGTGCACCCCGACACCGGCCGGCTGACCGTCTTCGTCTACGACGGGCACCCGGGCGGCGCGGGGTTCGCCGAGCGCGGCTTCCACGCCGCCCGGGCCTGGCTGGCCGCCACCCGCGACACGATCCGGGCCTGCGCGTGCCTGGAGGGGTGTCCCTCGTGCATCCAGTCGCCCAAGTGCGGCAACCAGAACAACCCGCTCGACAAGGACGGCGCGGTCCGGCTGCTCGACGTGCTGCTCGGCGACGGCTGA